The sequence GTCATGACGATGCCCGACAAGGACGTCACCAGCCCGAAGAACACCGCACCGAAGAACGCCTCGCCCCAGCCGGAACGGTCGGCGAGGGTGTCGCCGAGGCCAACGAGACGAACGCTGGACAGCACGGTGCCCAGCCCCGACACGGCGAACACGACCACAGCGAGCCAGACCGGCCACAGTGAGAACAACACGGATTCCGAGTCTGGTATAGGGCCACGCTCGGTGCAGCACAGAACGCAGCCGCGCACGACCTGCCGACAGACGTAAGAGAAGTGCCAACACACGTGCGAGAAGTGCGGACACGGCGCAGGAGGCTCGGGACACGGTGTGCCAAGGTGTGGGGCATGGCAGACGAACTGGTGCACTACACCACCGCTGCGGGAGTCGCCACGATCACCCTGGACTCTCCGCACAACCGCAACGCGCTGTCCGCTCAGCTGCGATCGGAATTCGCCGTCGGCCTGGACAGGGCGATCGACGACGACGCCGTGCGCGTGATCGTGCTCGCGCACACCGGCCCCGTCTTCTGCGCGGGTATGGACCTCAAGGAGGCGAAGGGCGCCGGTGCGGGGCAGCAAGGGGTGAATGAGTTCCCCGCGCTGCTGCAACGGCTGTGGACGAGCCCGAAGCCGGTCGTGGCCAAACTGGCAGGCCACGCGAGGGCTGGCGGTGTGGGTCTGGTCGCCGCCACCGACATCGCGGTCGCTGCCGAGAGCGCCACGTTCGCGTTCACCGAGGTGCGGATTGGTGTGGTACCGGCGGTGATCTCGGTACCCGTGCTCCCCCGTCTCAACGCCAGGGCCGCGCACGAGCTGTTCCTCACGGGCGAGAAGTTCGACGCACGGCGCGCGGCTGAGATCGGCCTCCTCAATGCCGCCGTTCCCGCCGACGAACTCGACGCCGCGGTGGACCGCTACGTCACCTCGCTCACGCTGGGCGGGCCCACCGCCCTCGCGGCGACGAAGAACCTGTTGCAGGGCGAGACGGCACGCGCGATGCCCGAGACGTTCGAGCGCATGCTGGCGCTGTCCGCCGAGTTCTTCGCCAGCGAGGAAGGCCAGGAAGGCATCACGGCGTTCGGCGAGAAGCGCAAGCCGAACTGGGTTCCCGAGAGCTCCTGACGCAGCGACGGCGCCCCGGGTCCGCACCATCAGGTCCGGACAGGACCCGGGGTCGCTCAGTCGGCGAGTACCACGGTGAGGCTGCGCCCGTCGCGCCGCCCCTGCCTGGGGTTCAGCGCGCGCTGCGCGTCGGAGAGCACGCCGTGCACGGCGAGGTAGGACCTGGGATCGGCGCGCTTGAGCACGTCGGCTGCGCGCCAGATCAACACGTGCTCGCCGGGCGGAAGCCACGACAGGTCGGTCAGCCCGTCGTAGAACGTGTCGAGGCTGCGACCGAAGTGCTCGGGCAGCGACAGGGCGGAGGCGATCGCGTCGAGCGTGCCGCCGCGATCGGGATACGCCGCCGTGTCCACCACGTGCGGGTACGCGCCCCGAGCGCGCGCCTGGTCGGCGAGCGTTTTCGAATCCAGCTTGGGTCGGACCGTCACGGCTGTTCCACCGCGACGCGCTGCGGGAGACCCTCCCCGCAGGTACCGGCTGACCTGTGCACCGACAACGTCTCCCTTGCCCCGTTGCTCCTACCGTCGTGGTGCGAAACCCCGGTGACGACGCATGCC comes from Saccharomonospora xinjiangensis XJ-54 and encodes:
- a CDS encoding enoyl-CoA hydratase family protein; this translates as MADELVHYTTAAGVATITLDSPHNRNALSAQLRSEFAVGLDRAIDDDAVRVIVLAHTGPVFCAGMDLKEAKGAGAGQQGVNEFPALLQRLWTSPKPVVAKLAGHARAGGVGLVAATDIAVAAESATFAFTEVRIGVVPAVISVPVLPRLNARAAHELFLTGEKFDARRAAEIGLLNAAVPADELDAAVDRYVTSLTLGGPTALAATKNLLQGETARAMPETFERMLALSAEFFASEEGQEGITAFGEKRKPNWVPESS
- a CDS encoding barstar family protein, which translates into the protein MTVRPKLDSKTLADQARARGAYPHVVDTAAYPDRGGTLDAIASALSLPEHFGRSLDTFYDGLTDLSWLPPGEHVLIWRAADVLKRADPRSYLAVHGVLSDAQRALNPRQGRRDGRSLTVVLAD